The Bradyrhizobium sp. WSM471 genome includes the window GTAAGCGGCCGCATCGGGCGCGCGTCCCGGCTTCAGGTTCTGCTGCAACAGGCGCAGCGCATGCGCCATTGTCGGCCCGGCCGTGAGCTCCGGCGTCGCAAACACCTTGCCGCCGCGATAGGGGATCGCGAGGGGCTCGCGCAGATGGGCTTGGAACGCGGCGAGGTCCTCCACCGACAGCGCGCCGCCGTCGGCCCTGATGTCGGATGCGATACTCCTGGCGAGATCGCCCTGGTAGAAATCGCGCGGACCGGCGGCCGCGAGATGCGCCAGCGTCGCCTTCAGCGTGTCCAGCGGCAGTCGCGTCTCGGACTTGATGCCCCATGGCGCGCTTGGCGGGAGGCCGTCCTTCAGGAACGTTGCCGCGCTCGCGGGATAGCGCCGAAGATCGGCCGCGGACGCCGCGATCGTCAGCGTGGTCCACCAGTCGACCAGCAGGCCTTCGCCGGCGAGGGCGGCAGCCGGCGCGACCAGATCTTTCCACGGCAGCCTGGCGTGGCGGCGATGCGCCTCTTCCATGCCGGCGACGACCCCGGGCACGGCGATCGAACCGGGGCCGTGGATGTTGCGGTCGTCCTTGACCCGCTGCCAGGGGAACAGATCGGAAGCCGCGCCTTCGCCGCTGAGCGGATAATCGGCGGTGCGCAGACTTTGCGGCGCGCACATGCCGTAGTCGATCACCTCGTAGCGATTTTCCGCGGCACGGTAGAGCACCATCGCGCCGCCGCCGCCCATGCCGCTGTTCCAGGGCTCCAGCACGTTGAGCGCGAAGGTGGTGGCGACGATCGCATCCACGCAGTCGCCGCCCGCCGCCAGCACTTGCGCCCCCACTTCGGCCGCCCGCCGCGATTGCGCGGCGACGATGCCGCCTTTGGATGTGACGGCGGGCTTGCGGACGGTTTGGGCGTGGCTGAACTGGTGCGGCATGATGATGTCTGTGTGCTGTCTTCGGTTTGGCTTCGTTGCGCTGAGCTCCGCAATTGGCGGGAGCGCGCGAAGAATGGCACATCGCCCCCACCGAGAACATCGAAAGGGCGACGCGGCATGGCTGGTGTGAAACAGGCGGGGGTGGCGCCAACGCGTGAATGCCCGGGCATAGGCGAGCGGAAGCGACGCCGTCCTTCGGACGGCTATCCCCGGGCATCACGAGTTGAGAGACCGATCAGTGGGAAGCGGAAG containing:
- a CDS encoding gamma-glutamyltransferase family protein, producing the protein MPHQFSHAQTVRKPAVTSKGGIVAAQSRRAAEVGAQVLAAGGDCVDAIVATTFALNVLEPWNSGMGGGGAMVLYRAAENRYEVIDYGMCAPQSLRTADYPLSGEGAASDLFPWQRVKDDRNIHGPGSIAVPGVVAGMEEAHRRHARLPWKDLVAPAAALAGEGLLVDWWTTLTIAASAADLRRYPASAATFLKDGLPPSAPWGIKSETRLPLDTLKATLAHLAAAGPRDFYQGDLARSIASDIRADGGALSVEDLAAFQAHLREPLAIPYRGGKVFATPELTAGPTMAHALRLLQQNLKPGRAPDAAAYAEYALALQSAYRERLKDMGDADGKRSLGADYLAPACTTHFSVVDRDGNIAAVTQTLLSSFGSKYVTPHTGIAMNNGIMWFDPTPGTTNSLAPGKRCLTNYTPVIAEAKDGRRLAVGASGGRRILPSVMQIVSFAMDFGMDLDAAIHQPRIDASEGAIVIGDTRLPADTRETLAARFDYEEARVQSLPQKFACPSVVMRDGDTNSGAVEIFQPWADAVAEG